One genomic region from Magallana gigas chromosome 3, xbMagGiga1.1, whole genome shotgun sequence encodes:
- the LOC136274080 gene encoding uncharacterized protein isoform X1 produces MQRSDFIRCSQPNCCKFVHITAPKDINITRIDLGSCPIRQDKQLYTVYYNNNQSKQTLYEDRCCYGDIYVYYDFLPHASPRTALQTTGTEIRGTSSTPSGTHPVIAIFPYTKTPPSTGPPEVSIPSDPKNSSVLVTILVCLALLIILGAAALLYRRYRKLRLAKVKKGCIFQLPDHYEYSFIVESRITETIDDSISPTTTNYFVLEVTEGPRPPTTSLSSNTAPTPCSSSEYETVQLNNEPEKPSEGVYNTLREHSTQPDDVTDNYSRFADFNQEYCHLQR; encoded by the exons ATGCAAAGATCCGATTTTATAAGATGTTCTCAACCTAACTGCTGTAAATTTGTACATATAACGGCTCCAAAGGACATCAACATCACGAGAATTGATCTTGGTTCTTGCCCCATAAGACAGGATAAACAGCTTTATACGGTTTATTACAACAATAACCAATCAAAGCAGACTCTGTATGAGGACCGTTGTTGTTACGGTGACATCTATGTGTATTATG ATTTTCTTCCCCATGCAAGCCCAAGAACAGCTCTGCAAACAACTGGAACAGAAATACGAGGCACATCTTCAACGCCTTCAGGGACCCATCCCGTCATTGCGATTTTTCCATACACCAAAACTCCTCCCTCCACCGGTCCTCCAGAAGTTTCCATCCCCTCAGATCCCAAGAACAGTTCGGTACTGGTCACCATTCTTGTTTGTTTAGCATTGCTAATTATCCTGGGGGCTGCTGCACTGCTGTATAGACGTTACAG gaaATTAAGGTTGGCAAAGGTGAAAAAG GGATGTATTTTCCAGCTACCAGATCATTACGAATACTCATTTATAGTAGAATCTAGAATCACCGAGACGATTGATGACAGCATATCGCCCACGACCACCAACTACTTTGTTTTAGAGGTGACAGAAGGACCACGCCCACCCACAACAAGTCTGAGTTCCAATACAGCGCCCACTCCTTGTTCATCAAGTGAATATGAAACCGTTCAACTGAATAACGAACCAGAAAAGCCAAGCGAGGGTGTATATAACACATTGCGTGAACATAGCACACAACCAGATGATGTAACGGACAACTACAGTCGTTTTGCAGATTTTAATCAAGAGTATTGTCACTTACAAAGATGA
- the LOC136274080 gene encoding uncharacterized protein isoform X2, with product MQRSDFIRCSQPNCCKFVHITAPKDINITRIDLGSCPIRQDKQLYTVYYNNNQSKQTLYEDRCCYGDIYVYYDFLPHASPRTALQTTGTEIRGTSSTPSGTHPVIAIFPYTKTPPSTGPPEVSIPSDPKNSSVLVTILVCLALLIILGAAALLYRRYRKLRLAKVKKLPDHYEYSFIVESRITETIDDSISPTTTNYFVLEVTEGPRPPTTSLSSNTAPTPCSSSEYETVQLNNEPEKPSEGVYNTLREHSTQPDDVTDNYSRFADFNQEYCHLQR from the exons ATGCAAAGATCCGATTTTATAAGATGTTCTCAACCTAACTGCTGTAAATTTGTACATATAACGGCTCCAAAGGACATCAACATCACGAGAATTGATCTTGGTTCTTGCCCCATAAGACAGGATAAACAGCTTTATACGGTTTATTACAACAATAACCAATCAAAGCAGACTCTGTATGAGGACCGTTGTTGTTACGGTGACATCTATGTGTATTATG ATTTTCTTCCCCATGCAAGCCCAAGAACAGCTCTGCAAACAACTGGAACAGAAATACGAGGCACATCTTCAACGCCTTCAGGGACCCATCCCGTCATTGCGATTTTTCCATACACCAAAACTCCTCCCTCCACCGGTCCTCCAGAAGTTTCCATCCCCTCAGATCCCAAGAACAGTTCGGTACTGGTCACCATTCTTGTTTGTTTAGCATTGCTAATTATCCTGGGGGCTGCTGCACTGCTGTATAGACGTTACAG gaaATTAAGGTTGGCAAAGGTGAAAAAG CTACCAGATCATTACGAATACTCATTTATAGTAGAATCTAGAATCACCGAGACGATTGATGACAGCATATCGCCCACGACCACCAACTACTTTGTTTTAGAGGTGACAGAAGGACCACGCCCACCCACAACAAGTCTGAGTTCCAATACAGCGCCCACTCCTTGTTCATCAAGTGAATATGAAACCGTTCAACTGAATAACGAACCAGAAAAGCCAAGCGAGGGTGTATATAACACATTGCGTGAACATAGCACACAACCAGATGATGTAACGGACAACTACAGTCGTTTTGCAGATTTTAATCAAGAGTATTGTCACTTACAAAGATGA